A region from the Mycobacterium heidelbergense genome encodes:
- the gnd gene encoding phosphogluconate dehydrogenase (NAD(+)-dependent, decarboxylating), with product MQLGMIGLGRMGANIVRRVAKGGHECVVYDHSPDAVKAMAGEDNTTGVSSLSELAEKMDKPRVVWVMVPAGDITTGVIEDLAETLDPGDIVIDGGNSYYRDDVKHAKRLSEKGIHLLDCGTSGGVWGRERGYCLMIGGDQESFAHAEPIFATIAPGVDAAPRTPGRNGEIAQSERGYLHCGPSGSGHFVKMVHNGIEYGMMASLAEGLNILRNADIGTRVEKGDAETAPLSNPEFYQYDFDIPEVAEVWRRGSVIGSWLLDLTAIALHESPGLTEFSGRVSDSGEGRWTAIAAIDEGVPAPVLTTALQSRFASRRLDDFANQVLSAMRKQFGGHAERPAN from the coding sequence ATGCAGCTCGGGATGATCGGCCTGGGCCGGATGGGCGCCAACATCGTCCGCCGCGTCGCCAAGGGCGGACACGAATGCGTGGTCTACGACCACAGCCCCGACGCGGTCAAGGCGATGGCGGGTGAGGACAACACCACGGGAGTGTCCTCGTTGTCAGAGCTGGCCGAGAAGATGGACAAGCCCCGGGTGGTCTGGGTGATGGTCCCCGCCGGCGACATCACCACGGGCGTGATCGAGGACCTGGCCGAGACGCTGGACCCGGGCGACATCGTCATCGATGGCGGCAACTCCTACTACCGCGACGACGTCAAGCACGCAAAGAGATTGTCCGAGAAAGGGATTCACCTCCTGGACTGCGGCACCAGCGGCGGCGTGTGGGGCCGGGAGCGGGGCTATTGCCTGATGATCGGCGGCGACCAGGAGTCCTTTGCCCACGCCGAGCCGATCTTCGCCACCATCGCGCCCGGGGTCGACGCGGCCCCGCGCACGCCCGGCCGAAACGGCGAGATCGCGCAATCCGAGCGGGGTTACCTGCACTGCGGGCCCTCCGGGTCCGGGCACTTCGTCAAGATGGTGCACAACGGGATCGAGTACGGGATGATGGCCTCCCTCGCCGAGGGGCTGAACATCTTGCGCAATGCCGACATCGGCACGCGCGTCGAAAAGGGAGACGCCGAAACGGCGCCGCTGTCGAACCCCGAGTTCTATCAGTACGACTTCGACATCCCGGAGGTCGCCGAGGTGTGGCGGCGGGGGAGCGTCATCGGCTCGTGGCTGCTGGATCTGACCGCGATCGCGCTGCACGAATCGCCCGGGCTGACAGAGTTTTCCGGGCGGGTCTCCGACTCCGGGGAGGGTCGCTGGACCGCCATCGCCGCGATCGACGAGGGGGTTCCCGCGCCGGTGCTCACGACCGCGCTGCAGTCCCGCTTCGCGTCGCGTCGCCTCGACGACTTCGCCAACCAGGTGCTCTCGGCGATGCGCAAGCAGTTCGGCGGCCACGCGGAGCGACCCGCCAACTAA
- a CDS encoding alpha/beta fold hydrolase: MSTVSSSPQTVEFSGHGGITLVADEWNRGASIDSADARPAVLMLHGGGQNRFSWKNTGQILADEGFHVVALDSRGHGDSDRAPGADYAVETLTADVMRVLEAIGRPVMIIGASMGGLTGILAAHRAGPDRVTQLVLVDVVPRFEKGGSARIRDFMMGNLDGFDTLEQAADAVAAYLPYRTKPRSPEGLKKNLRLRDGRWHWHWDPAFMTKPGDDPELRTEKFEHAATSLAIPVLLIRGKQSDVVSPEGVQHFLRTVPNAEFVELPDAGHTAAGDDNDAFTEVVVDFASRV; the protein is encoded by the coding sequence GTGAGCACCGTCAGCAGCAGCCCCCAGACGGTCGAATTTTCCGGCCACGGTGGGATCACCCTTGTCGCCGACGAATGGAACCGCGGCGCCTCGATCGACTCGGCGGACGCCCGGCCGGCCGTCCTCATGCTGCACGGCGGCGGCCAAAACCGGTTCTCCTGGAAGAACACCGGCCAGATCCTGGCCGACGAGGGGTTCCACGTCGTCGCCCTGGACAGCCGCGGACACGGTGACAGCGACCGCGCGCCCGGCGCCGACTACGCCGTCGAGACGCTGACCGCCGACGTCATGCGGGTCCTGGAGGCGATCGGCCGGCCGGTCATGATCATCGGGGCGAGCATGGGCGGCCTGACGGGTATCCTCGCCGCCCACCGGGCCGGCCCCGACCGGGTGACCCAGCTGGTCCTCGTCGACGTGGTGCCTCGATTCGAGAAGGGCGGCAGCGCCCGCATCCGCGATTTCATGATGGGCAACCTCGACGGCTTCGACACGCTGGAACAGGCCGCCGACGCCGTCGCCGCCTACCTGCCGTACCGAACCAAGCCGCGCAGCCCGGAAGGGCTGAAGAAGAACCTGCGCCTGCGCGACGGTCGCTGGCATTGGCACTGGGATCCGGCGTTCATGACCAAGCCCGGTGACGACCCCGAGCTGCGCACCGAAAAATTCGAGCACGCCGCGACGAGCCTGGCGATCCCGGTCCTGTTGATCCGCGGAAAGCAGTCCGACGTCGTGAGCCCCGAAGGCGTTCAGCACTTCCTGCGGACGGTGCCCAACGCGGAGTTCGTCGAGCTACCCGACGCCGGGCACACCGCGGCCGGTGACGACAACGACGCCTTTACCGAGGTCGTGGTGGACTTCGCGAGCCGCGTTTAG
- a CDS encoding wax ester/triacylglycerol synthase domain-containing protein → MAAHRMAAVDAQFYWMSAKVPNDQFLLYAFDGEPGDCPGAIERVCRRARACPELTMRVGERGRLAYPSWVPADVGPERVARHDLADHSWHACLAAVAGLADDRLDVRRMPWRLHVFTPVLGVPGVRGPGTVTVLQVAHALADGARAAAMAAWLFGRAAPVPTPVRPSPGFLPRLAFDAARAHRRQARDTRAGLLAPGVGLRPPLSTNARPAGARSVRTLVRHRSQLRGPTVTVAVLAAVSTALSTLLGDAAESLGAEVPMTKPGVPQAHNHFGNVVVGLYPMLDFDARVERIAADLVNGRRRFEHPATRAADRAFAAVPAALLRWGVAQFDPDARPARVAGNTVVSSVDRGAADLRFGDARVVLTAGYPALSPCMGLTHGAHGIGDTVAISVHAAESAFHGDGADIDTYVRLLDAAL, encoded by the coding sequence ATGGCGGCCCACCGGATGGCGGCCGTCGACGCGCAGTTCTACTGGATGTCGGCCAAAGTCCCCAACGACCAGTTCCTGCTCTACGCATTCGACGGCGAACCCGGGGATTGCCCGGGCGCCATCGAGCGGGTGTGCCGGCGGGCGCGGGCGTGCCCGGAGCTGACGATGCGGGTCGGCGAGCGCGGTCGGCTGGCCTATCCGAGCTGGGTGCCGGCGGACGTCGGGCCGGAGCGTGTGGCGCGCCACGACCTGGCCGACCACAGCTGGCACGCGTGCCTGGCGGCCGTCGCCGGCCTCGCCGACGACCGGCTGGACGTTCGCCGGATGCCCTGGCGGCTGCACGTGTTCACACCGGTGCTCGGCGTCCCGGGCGTCCGCGGCCCGGGCACCGTCACGGTCCTGCAGGTCGCGCACGCGCTGGCCGACGGCGCCCGCGCCGCGGCGATGGCGGCCTGGCTCTTCGGCCGCGCCGCCCCGGTGCCCACGCCGGTGCGGCCGTCGCCGGGTTTCTTGCCCCGGTTGGCCTTCGACGCGGCCCGCGCCCATCGCCGGCAGGCCCGCGATACGCGCGCCGGGTTGCTGGCGCCGGGCGTCGGCCTGCGGCCGCCGCTGTCCACCAATGCCCGGCCGGCCGGCGCCCGCTCGGTGCGCACGCTGGTGCGGCACCGCTCGCAACTGCGCGGTCCCACGGTCACCGTCGCGGTGCTGGCCGCGGTCTCCACGGCGCTGTCCACCCTGCTCGGCGACGCGGCCGAGTCCCTGGGCGCCGAAGTTCCGATGACCAAACCCGGTGTGCCACAAGCGCATAACCACTTCGGAAACGTCGTGGTCGGGTTGTATCCGATGCTGGATTTCGACGCGCGTGTCGAGCGGATCGCGGCCGACCTGGTCAATGGCCGGCGCCGCTTCGAGCATCCGGCCACGCGCGCCGCCGACCGGGCGTTCGCCGCGGTGCCCGCGGCGCTGCTGCGTTGGGGCGTCGCGCAGTTCGACCCCGACGCCCGCCCGGCGCGGGTGGCCGGCAACACCGTGGTGTCCAGCGTCGACCGCGGGGCCGCCGATTTGCGCTTCGGGGACGCCCGGGTGGTGCTGACGGCCGGATACCCGGCATTGTCGCCGTGCATGGGCCTGACGCACGGGGCGCACGGCATCGGCGACACCGTCGCGATCAGCGTGCACGCGGCCGAATCGGCCTTTCACGGTGACGGCGCTGACATCGACACGTACGTGCGGCTCCTCGACGCCGCGCTGTGA
- a CDS encoding alpha/beta fold hydrolase: protein MPEPRWIDVPGHAGDLKALTWGPPDAPIALCLHGFPDTAYGWRKVAPRLVEAGWRVVAPFMRGYAPSSIPSDGSFHVGALMDDALRVRSAAGGTERDVVIGHDWGAIAATGLAAMPDSPFAKAVIMSVPPSAAFRRPGGAADRVRMVGHLPPQLVRSWYILYFQLPWLPERSASWVVPLLWRRWSPGYRADEDLRHVDAAIGTPESWRAALGPYRAIARNTRPPARYAELNRLWTEAPVLPCLYLHGRDDGCMTPAFTRWAERVLPAGSAVAIVEHAGHFLQLEQPDKVANLVLTFLGSPG, encoded by the coding sequence ATGCCTGAACCACGCTGGATCGACGTGCCGGGGCACGCCGGGGATCTCAAGGCCCTCACCTGGGGGCCGCCGGATGCCCCAATCGCGTTGTGCCTGCATGGTTTTCCCGACACCGCCTACGGATGGCGCAAGGTCGCCCCGCGACTCGTGGAAGCCGGGTGGCGGGTCGTCGCGCCGTTCATGCGCGGGTACGCCCCGTCGTCGATCCCCTCCGACGGCAGCTTTCACGTCGGCGCGCTGATGGACGACGCCCTGCGCGTGCGCTCGGCCGCCGGCGGCACCGAACGCGACGTCGTGATCGGTCACGACTGGGGCGCGATCGCGGCCACCGGCCTGGCCGCGATGCCCGACAGCCCATTCGCCAAGGCGGTGATCATGTCGGTGCCGCCGTCGGCGGCCTTCCGCCGGCCCGGCGGCGCCGCCGACCGGGTGCGGATGGTCGGCCACCTGCCGCCCCAGCTGGTGCGCAGCTGGTACATCCTGTACTTCCAATTGCCTTGGCTGCCTGAGCGTTCCGCGTCCTGGGTGGTGCCGCTGCTCTGGAGACGGTGGTCGCCGGGCTATCGCGCCGACGAGGATCTGCGCCACGTTGACGCCGCGATCGGCACACCGGAGAGCTGGCGGGCGGCGCTGGGTCCCTACCGGGCGATCGCCCGCAACACCCGGCCCCCGGCGCGGTATGCCGAGTTGAACCGGCTGTGGACCGAGGCGCCCGTGCTGCCGTGCCTGTACCTGCATGGCCGCGACGACGGCTGCATGACGCCGGCGTTTACCCGGTGGGCGGAAAGGGTGCTGCCCGCGGGCAGCGCGGTCGCCATCGTCGAGCACGCCGGGCATTTCCTGCAGCTCGAACAGCCGGACAAGGTCGCCAACCTGGTGCTGACCTTCCTCGGCTCACCCGGCTGA
- a CDS encoding flavin monoamine oxidase family protein, with the protein MSEVDFCVVGAGFAGLTAALRLKQAGRSVALLEARDRVGGRTFTEYRPDGTWVDRGGAWIGPGQDRIYALMAEFAVPEYKQHNDGDAMMIVDGKKHRYGGTIPWTMSPWAVTNLGLGLHAIEKMCKSIPRETPWEAKQAEEWDRISLGEWLDRNTMSRQAHEMLDMALSGPYTSAPSETSLLWVLLQMASGGGPTFVISGKGGAQDARPVGGMGALYRPMAAELGDALHLSRPVRQITQDADGATVRADDVTVRARRVIVAIPLAIATSIVYEPMLPVDRAFLHQRMPSGAVFKISIVYDEPFWRSDGLSGQSAAPGSPATLTIDACTDSGNPGIMCVITEGPAARRLGRLDEAERRAVVLRELVDRFGDKANAPREFHEQNWTVERYSGGGMISHAPTGVLTEFGYTLREPCGRIHWAGTESSAVMCGWVDGAIRSGERAAAEAAAASTRTP; encoded by the coding sequence GTGTCAGAGGTCGATTTTTGCGTGGTCGGCGCCGGATTCGCGGGGCTGACGGCCGCCCTGCGGTTGAAACAAGCGGGCCGCTCGGTGGCTTTGCTGGAGGCGCGCGACCGGGTCGGCGGTCGCACGTTCACCGAATACCGTCCGGACGGAACGTGGGTCGACCGTGGCGGCGCGTGGATCGGGCCGGGCCAGGATCGCATCTACGCGCTGATGGCCGAATTCGCTGTGCCGGAATACAAGCAACACAACGACGGCGACGCCATGATGATCGTCGACGGCAAGAAGCACCGCTACGGGGGCACGATTCCCTGGACGATGAGCCCGTGGGCGGTCACCAACCTCGGCCTCGGCTTGCACGCGATAGAGAAGATGTGCAAATCGATCCCGCGCGAAACGCCGTGGGAGGCAAAGCAGGCCGAGGAGTGGGACCGAATCAGCCTGGGGGAATGGCTGGACAGGAACACGATGTCCAGGCAGGCCCACGAGATGCTGGACATGGCCCTGTCCGGGCCCTACACCTCGGCGCCGTCGGAGACGTCCCTGCTGTGGGTGCTGCTGCAGATGGCGTCCGGCGGGGGTCCCACCTTCGTCATTTCGGGCAAGGGCGGCGCCCAGGACGCCCGGCCCGTCGGCGGGATGGGTGCCCTCTATCGCCCGATGGCCGCCGAACTCGGTGACGCACTACACCTTTCGCGGCCGGTCCGGCAGATCACCCAGGATGCCGACGGTGCGACGGTCCGCGCGGACGACGTGACGGTGCGGGCGCGACGGGTGATCGTGGCGATCCCCCTGGCGATCGCCACCTCGATCGTCTACGAGCCGATGCTGCCCGTGGATCGGGCGTTCCTGCACCAGCGCATGCCAAGCGGCGCGGTCTTCAAGATCTCGATCGTTTACGACGAGCCCTTCTGGCGTTCCGACGGGCTGTCCGGCCAATCGGCCGCGCCGGGATCGCCGGCCACCCTGACGATCGACGCCTGCACGGACAGCGGAAACCCGGGCATCATGTGCGTCATCACCGAGGGACCCGCGGCGCGCCGGCTCGGAAGGCTGGACGAGGCCGAGCGCAGGGCGGTCGTCCTCCGCGAGCTCGTGGATCGGTTCGGCGACAAGGCAAATGCGCCTCGCGAATTCCATGAGCAGAACTGGACCGTCGAGCGGTATTCCGGCGGCGGGATGATCAGCCACGCCCCCACCGGGGTGCTGACGGAATTCGGTTACACCCTGCGTGAGCCCTGCGGTCGCATCCATTGGGCCGGAACGGAAAGCTCGGCCGTCATGTGCGGCTGGGTCGACGGCGCGATTCGCTCCGGCGAGCGGGCCGCGGCCGAAGCGGCGGCGGCCTCCACGCGAACGCCATAG
- a CDS encoding DoxX family protein, which produces MTPYDVGLLILRLVLGLTLAAHGFNKFFGGGRIPGTARWFESIGMKPGTFHATVAATTEMAAGLGLAAGLLTPIPAAGFVSLMLVAAWTVHRPNGFFIVKEGWEYNLVLALSAVAVATTGPGALSLDRLIFGTNLWLHGWAGLLLSIGLGLAGAVGQLLIFYRPPAKRAG; this is translated from the coding sequence ATGACTCCCTACGACGTCGGGTTACTGATCCTGCGGCTGGTCTTGGGACTGACGCTCGCCGCGCACGGCTTCAACAAGTTCTTCGGCGGTGGCCGGATACCGGGAACCGCCCGCTGGTTCGAAAGCATCGGGATGAAGCCCGGCACGTTTCACGCCACGGTGGCCGCCACCACCGAGATGGCCGCCGGATTGGGTTTGGCGGCGGGGCTGCTGACGCCGATCCCGGCGGCGGGCTTCGTCTCGCTGATGCTGGTTGCGGCCTGGACGGTGCATCGTCCCAACGGCTTCTTCATCGTCAAAGAGGGCTGGGAGTACAACCTGGTGCTGGCGCTCAGCGCCGTCGCCGTGGCCACGACGGGGCCCGGGGCGCTCAGTCTGGACCGCCTGATCTTCGGGACCAACCTCTGGCTGCACGGCTGGGCAGGCTTGTTGCTCTCGATAGGGCTGGGCCTTGCCGGCGCCGTCGGCCAGTTGCTGATTTTCTACCGGCCCCCGGCCAAGCGGGCGGGATAG